The DNA window CGGCGGGGAAGCGGTGGCGATTCACCCCTCACTTGCGATTTCTACGGGCTTAGCTTCGCCAAACCCGAGAAATCGCAAGTGAGGGGGAGTCAGCTTCACCCGATACCTCTCAGCAGCGTATCCAGGCTCATCGCCATCACGGTCGCCGATTCCAGCATGTCCTCGATCCCCACCCATTCGTCCGGCCGATGCGCGAGGTCGAGGACGCCCGGCCCGTAGGCCACGCAATCGTGCAGGTGGCCGATGCGGGCGACGTGCTTCTGGTCGTAGGTGCCGGGCGAAATCACGTAGTCAGGCTCCCTGCCGAAGACTTGGCGGATGGCGGCGGCGAGCGCCTGCGGCACCGGTGCACCGCGATCCGTCATGGTGGGCAGCACCTCCATCAGGTCGCGGAGCGAATAGCTGAAGCGCGGGCGCTCGCGTTTCAGCCGCTCCAGGATCGCGACCACCTCGCCCTTCACCTCCTCGAGGCTTTCCTCGATGAGGAAGCGGCGGTCGATCACCAAGCGGCAGGAATCGGCCACATTGGGGGAGGGGAGGCCCGGAAAGAAATCCTCCGTCTGGCCACCATGGATGGAGTTGATGTTCATGGTGGAGCGGCGCGCGCCCTCGGGCACCACGGGCATCTCCGTCCGCTTGCAATCGAGGGCGGGGTAAAGCTCTTCCTCGAAGGCGTGGAGCACCGCCGCCATGTGGCGGATCGCAGAATCGCCGAGGAAGGGCATGGAGCCATGGGCGATCGAGCCGCCGGTCTCGATCTCCGCCCACCACACGCCGCGATGGCCGAGACAGATGCGGTCCTTGTTCAGCGGCTCGGGGATGATGACGTGATCGACACGGGGCCTGGAGAAGAAGCCCTGCCGTGCCAGATGCGCCACGCCGCCATAGCCGCCGGACTCCTCGTCCACCGTGCCGGAGATCTCGATTGCTCCGGGGAAATCCGGATGGACGGCCATGAAGGCGTCGACCGCGATGATGGAGGCGGCGAGCCCGCCTTTCATGTCACAGGCGCCGCGGCCGAACACCTTTCCGTCCCGCACCACGCCGGCGAAGGGATCGACCGTCCAGCCCTCTCCGGCCTCCACCACGTCGATATGCGAGTTGAAATGGACGGTCGGGCCGGGCCGCCGGCCTTCGCGCCGGGCGACCACATTGGTCCGCGGATAGCGGTCGCTGTCGCCGGGCGCGCCTTCGCCGCGGATGAGCCTCGTTTCGAACCCGCGCGCGGCGAGCTTCCCGTTCAGGTATTCCGCGCAGGGCGTGTAGGCCTCGCCGGGCGGGTTCACGGTGGGAAAGCGGATCAGTTCGACCGTGAGCGCGACAAGCTCTTCCCTGCGATCACTGACGGCTTTGGCCAGATCGTCGTTCATGGGGCCATCAAGCCGGGATTCTCCGCGCTTGGCAAGCCGGTGAAAGGGCGAGCTCCGCAACACGTCTTGGCTAAGAGTCGGTAAGCTGCCAATGCTCTACCTTATCGGGAGATTACAAGGAAACTTAATCTCCAAGTTGTATCTCCATGGCAGAGTTCGGCGCGATTCGCGCTGGGGACAGTCGAGGTGAAACATGAAAAAGCTGATTTGGAGCGTCGTCGCCGCGGCGGCCGTCACCACCTTCCTTGCCGGAGAGGCGTTCGCGGGCAATCTGGAGGCAAAAGTGAGCCTGTCCAAACAGGTCATGACGGTCAAGAAGGGCGGCAAGGTCCTTTACCGCTGGCCGGTCTCGACGGCGCGCAAGGGCTATGTCACGCCGCGCGGCAGCTGGAAGCCGACGCGCATGCACCGCATGTGGCACTCGCGCAAATACGAGATGGCGCCCATGCCGCACGCGGTCTTCTACCATGGCGGCTACGCAGTCCACGGCACATCCGCCGTGAAGGCGCTGGGGCGCCCGGCCTCGCACGGATGCGTGCGGCTCCACCCGGACAACGCAGCGCAGTTCTATTCGCTCGTGCAGAAGATCGGACCGGCCAACACGCGCATCGTCGTGACGGAGTGAGGATCGGTCAGCGGATCTGCCAGCGTTTGTGGAACCACATCCACTGGCCGGGATCGGCACGCACCCAGCCTTCCACCACGTCGTTCAGGAGTTGCGCCGTCTTCTGCACGTCGACGGCGCCATCCCCGCCGCGGGGCAGGTCGAGCTTTTCGCTCACTTCCAGACGGTAGCGTCCGCCGGGCAGGCGGATGCAGTGGGCGGGATAGACGTCGCAGTCGTAATGGCGCGCGAGCTTGGGCACGAGCGGGCTGGTGTTGCATTCGCGGCCGAAGAAGCGGGTGCGCACGCCGCCCATGAATTTCTGGTCCACCAGCGCGCCGATATTGCCGCCTTCCTCCAGCACGCGCGCGAGCTGGAGGGCTGCGCCCGAGCGCGATGCGAGAAGCCCGCCCATGGAGGAGCGGCGCGTCTTGTGGATGTAATCGGCGATATAAGGGTTGTTCGGCGGCCGGAAGAGAGAGGTGACCTGCAGGCCGAAGGTCGCTGCCGCGATGGGCAGGAATTCGAAATTGCCGAGATGGGCGGTGAAGAAGATGTGCGGGCGATTCTCCTCGCGTATGCGCAGGAAAATGTCGATGCCGGAGACCTCCACGCGGCCCGGCACAGGGCTGTCGGGATCGAAGTCGAAGAGCTTGTCGAGAAAGACATATTCGACCGCGAGCCGCGCCATGTTCGCCCACATGTCCGAGGCGATGGCTTCGAGTTCCGCCTCCGGCTTTTCCGGATAGGCGCGGCGCAGATTGCCGAGCGCCACCCGGTGCCGCCCCGTCCAGGGTCCGATCCGGCGCGCGACGCGCTCGGCGAAGTTCAGCGCCGCATCCGGCGGCAGCAGCCGGAGCAGCCAAAGGACGGCAAGCGCCACCTGCGCCGTCAGCCAATGCTCGGCGGTCTTGAGCCTGCGGCCGAGCTTGCGGAGGAAGCGCTTCATCGATGGCGATCAGCCGACGCGCAAGATGATCTTGCCGAAGACGTCGCGGCCTTCCATGCGGGCGAGGGCCCTGTCGATCTCCTCGAAGCCGACTTCGGTGTCGATCACCGGCGAAACGAGGCCCGCCGCCATCTTCTGCATGGCATCCGCCATGTTCTCCATGCGGCAGCCGAAGGAACCCAGGATCTTTAGCTGCTGCTGGAAGAGCTGCATCAGGTTGATGCTGGTGGACACACCCGAGGTGGATCCGCAGGTGACGAGCCGCCCGCCCCGGCGGAGCGACAGCATGGATCCAGCCCAGGTGTCCGCGCCCACATGCTCGAACACCACATCCACGCCGCGCTTCTTCGTGATCTTGCGCACGGCGCCTTCGAAACGGTCCTCGCGATAGTTGATCACGTGATCGGCGCCGAGCGCCTTCGCCCTCTCGATCTTCTCGTTCGAGCCCACGGTGGTGATCACCGTGCAGCCCATGCGCCTGGCGAGCTGGATCGCGGCCGAGCCGATGCCCGAGCCGCCGGCATGGACCAGGATCGTCTCGCCCGGCTCGAGCTTCGCGTTGTCGAACAGCATATGCTCGACCGTGCCGAAGGTGACAGGGGCGACCGCCGCCCCGATCTCGTCCACGCCGGGCGGCGCGGGTACGAGGAGGCGGGCCGGCAGGTTGATCTTCTCCTGCGCGAAGCCGTCGAGATGGAAGCCGTGCACGCCGCCCACATTCTCGCACAGATTGTCGCGGCCCTCGCGGCAGGGGCGGCAAAGACCGCAGGTGCGTGCGCCGTAGATGGATACGAGCTGGCCGGGCGCCAGGCCCATGACGCCGGGGCCGATCGCATCCACCCGGCCGGACGCCTCGGCACCCACCGTGAGCGGCAGCTTGCGCTTGGCAAAGGCCATGCCACGCCAACCCCACACGTCGATGTGATTGAGCGCCACGGCCGAAATGCGGACCGTCACTTCGCCGTGGGCGGGAGGAGGGGGCGGGGAAATGTCCGCAATCTCAAGCTTGCGGTCGGCGATGAGCTGGAGTGCGCGCATGGGTCAGTGTCTCGGAAGCGAATAGGGAGTAGCGAATAGCGAATAGAAAGAACCCGATTACAGATGCTTTTCCCTATTCGCTACTCGCTATTTCACCATTGGTTCTTTTCACCCCGCCTCCCTCGCCATCACCAGGCACGTGTTCTGGCCGCCGAAGCCGAAGGAATTGGAGAGCACCGTCGCCACGTCCGCGTCACGCTTCGTGTTCGGGACCACGTCGAGATCGATGGACGGGTCCGGGTTCTCGTAATTGATGGTGGGCGGGATGACCCCCTCGCGCATGGTCAGGAGCGAGAAGACCGCCTCGACCGCGCCGGCGGCCGAAAGCGTGTGGCCGATCATCGACTTGTTGGAGGAAATCGGGATGCTGCGCATGCGCTCGCCGAAGACGGTGGAGAGCGAGAGATGCTCCATCTTGTCGTTTTCGGGCGTCGAGGTGCCGTGGGCGTTCACATAGGCGATCTCGTCTTCCGACATGCCGGCATCCTGGAGCGCGGCGCGCACGGCGGCGATGGCCGGCGAGCCGTCGGGCTTGGAGCGGGTGCGGTGGAAATCGTCCGCCTTCTCGCCGCAGCCGCGCAGGATGCCCAAAACCTCCGCGCCGCGCGAAAGCGCGCTTTCCAGCGATTCCAGCACCAGAGCGCCCGAACCTTCCGCCAGAACGAAGCCGTCGCGATCCTTCGAGAAGGGCTTGGAGGCTTTTTCCGGCCGCTCGTTTTGCGTCGAGAGCGCGGAAAGAAGCGAAAAGCGAATGAGCGCCTCGGCGGTCGCCGAGCCGTCGGCGCCGATGGCAAGCGCCCGGTCGCATTCGCCGCGGCGGATCGCCTCCGTGCCGAGCTGGATCGCCGTGGCGCCCGAAGCGCAGGCGGTGGAAAGCGTGATCGGCAGGCCGCGCGTGCCGTATTTCTCCGCCAGCCGGTCGGCGATCGCGGCGAACTGGCTTTCGTCGAACAGCGCTTCCTCATTCGCCTTGCGCGCGGCTTCGATCAGGCTGCGCCAACCGTTGGAACGGTCGGATTGCGCGTAGAGGCTGAGCCGGTTGTGCCAATCGAGTTCCACCGGCGGGGCGGCGAGGAACAGCGGGCCGCCGAAATCGGCCTGCGCCAGCCCGGCCTCGCCGATCGCTTCATCCGCGGCGAAATCGGCGAGAGCGAAGGTGAGCGCGCTGGCCCCACCACTGCTTTCCGGCAGAAATTCGATGGTGCCGGCGATCGTCGTGGCCAGATGATCGGTGGGGAAGCGGGCGATCGGGTGGATGCCGGAGCGCCCGCCGGTCAGCGCCTCCCAATTGTCCTTCTTGCCCTGGCCGAGCGAGGTGACGACCCCCATGCCGGTGACGGCGACGAGCGGTCGTCCGAAACTGTCGGTGGTCTTCATGGGACGCTCCTTCCTCAGGCCTCGACGACGAGCCCGACGCCTTCGAAGCAGTTGTAGCCGACGGACGTGGCGAGCATGGTCTTGGGCGCGGTTTCGAACGGCTTCTCGACCGAGGGATCGAAGGCGGGATAGGCTTGTCCGTTGCGGATGGCGAGGGCCGCCAGCGCCACGGCGAAGGGGAACTGCGCCTCCTTCAGATGACCGGTGATGCCGGAGAAGGCTCGTGCCACAGCTCCGCTGTCTTCGAGCGCGGCTTTTTCCGCTTCCGTCGGGGCGTGGGCGCCGGAGGCGCCGGAGATTGTCAGGATGGGCTTCCGCTCGCCCGCGACCGAGGCGAGCATGCGTTGAAACTCATCCTTCAGGGCATCGCCGCTGCGCCGGGAGCGGCCGGAAGCCACGGCGCCGATCGCCGCATAGGGTATGCGGCCGCGCTTTTCGGCATGTTCGCGCGATTCGAGCACGAGAAAAGCAGCGCCCGAGCCGGTGATCACGCCGCCGCCCAGATCCTTGTTACGCTGCCAGACGGGCGACCATCTCTCACGCTGGAGATAGCCGCCGAGCTCGTAGGCGAGCAGCATGTCCGGATGCTCGGTCTGAAAGGCCGCGCCCACCAGGAGATGCGTCGACTGGCCGGCGCGGATGCGCGCCGCCGCGGTCTCGACGGCCGAAACGCCGGCGCCGTCCTCGCCCATGAAGGTGCGGGAGGAGCCGGTGACCTTGTGAACGATGGAGATGTTGCCTGCCAGGAGATTGGAAAGCTGGGCCAGGAAGAGCGTGGGGCGAAGCTCGGTGGTGAGCTTCTCGTTCAGGAGCACGTCATGGTCGTTGCGGTTGAGCGAGGCGTCCAGGATCGCCTGGTCCACCGCCACGTCGCGCTCGCCGCCGCCGGCGGCCACGATCATGTCCATGGAAGCGCAGAGCGCCTCGTCGTCCTTTAGCCCGGCATCATCAAGCGCGAGCCCCGCCGTGTAGGTGCCCAGCCGCTGCCATGTCTCCATCTGGCGCTGGTCGCCCCGCTTGGGAATCTGCGTGCTCCAGTCGATCTCGGGCAGGGGATGGACGATGTAGGGCGCAAAGCGCTCGCGATCGATGACCGGCATCGGCTCGCGCCCGGTGAGCGCCTGCCAGTGCGCCTCAGCGCCGAGGCCCAGCGAGGAGACGACACCGATGCCGGTGATGACGACGTCCGTCTGGTTCATGTCCCCTCGCTTGTTAGAAGCAGAAACTCAGCTTGCGGCCTTGGCGGCGACCAGCGCGTCGATCTTGGCGCACAGGTTCTTCATGACGAAGTATTCCTCGCCGTCCACCTTGCCGTCATTCACTTCCTGCGTCCACTTCTCGAGCGGCACCTTGATGCCGAATTCCTTGTCGATCGCGAAGACGATGTCGAGGAAGTCCAGGCTGTCGATGCCCAGATCGTCGATCGTGTGGCTTTCGGGAGTGATCTTGTCGCGGTCGATCTCGCTCGTCTCGGCGATGATATCGGCAACCTTGTCGAATGTCGTCGTCACTGGCTTCCCTCGGAAACGGGATTCGTTTTTCTGAAAAATAGATCAGCGGCTCTCTAATCGGTTTTTGAAGGCAGGAAAAGGGCAGAGACGCTTGCCGGCTCACTCTCACCTAGTTGAACCTGATCCGCGCAGCCACATCGATCCGCTCCGCAGACCGTGAAAGGATCACCGCTTCGGCCTCGCGCGGGAGCACTCCGGTAAGGGATTCGATCACCTCGGGATGCGTCACCATGACCAGATTGCCGGCGCCCGTATAGGCCGTCACGCGCTCGCGCAGCGCCTCCAGCTGCGCTTCCCCTGCTTCGGAGCCCGGCTCGAAGTAGTCGAGGGCATCGAGGGGTTCCGCATCGCCGAAAGCAAGCGTTGCCGTTTCGACGGCCCGACAATAGCGGCTTGTCAGTACCTCCTCGATCGGTGCCGCCCGGGCAAAGAAGAGCGCGCCCATGCGACGGGCCTGCTGCCGGCCCCGATCCGACAGATTGCGCTGGGTGGCGCAGGATTCGATGTCGAAATTCGCGGGGTCGCCGTGTCCGGGTGCGTTGGCGTTGCTGATGAGCACCACCTGTCCGCCCTCGCGCAGAAGTGCCCAGCCCGCCTCCGTCGCCGCAGCGGAAAGGCAGGCAAGGAGGAGCAGGAAGACGGTTGCTGCGGTACGGATCATCAGGATCTCTCGTTCTCTTCCTCTCCATATAGAGTTTGATCTGCCGCTCCGATACCCACGCCGGGCCCGGTCCTGCTTGCGCAGGCGAGGGGAGTGCCATAAAGCGGAAGCGCATGTCTTCTCTCGTCGAAACAGTCGCGTTCGTCTTCGCGCTGGTTGCACTTGGTTATCTGAGCGGATGGTCCGGCTTCCTCAAGGAGGAGACCGGTGCCGGGCTGAGCGATTTCGCCGTCTCGGTGGCCGTGCCGCTGCTTCTCTTCCGCACCATGGCGGATGCCAGTTTCGCCGATAGCCTGCCGCTCCATCTCTGGGCGACCTATTTCACCGCCGTGGCGGTGACATGGGTCCTGGCGCAGCTCACGATCGTGCATGTCTTCGGGCGCGACAGCCGCGCCGGCGTCGTCGGCGGACTTTCCGGCAGCTTCTCGAATCTGGCGCTCCTCGGCATCCCCTTCACGCTCGGCATTTTCGGGCAGCAGGGTTTCGAGGTCCTCTCGCTTATCCTCTCCGTCCACTTGCCGATCATGATCGCCGCGTCGATTGTTCTTTTCTCCTGGTTCGGCGACAAGGACGCTCCGCACGGCCTCGGTGCGGTGGTGCGGGACTTCGTCGCCAACGTCGCCACGAACCCGCTGATCATCGGCATCGTGGCGGGACTCCTTTGGCGCGCGGCCGGTGTGGAGATGCCTTCGCTCATGACAAGGCTCGTGGACGCGCTTGCCGATGTCGCAGCGCCGGTCGCACTCTTCGCCATGGGGCTGGGGCTCCGGCGCTACGGCATCAGCGGCAATATCCGTCCGGCGATCGCGATGGCGGCCTTCAAGCTGCTTCTGATGCCGGTGCTCGCCCTTTTGATGGCAAAGACGATGGGCCTCACCGGCATGAGTGCCAAGGTGGTGGTCGCCGCCGCTTCCCTGCCGATCGGCGTCAACCCCTATCTCATCGCCACCCGCTTCGGCACAGGCCAGGCGTTGGCCTCCAATTCCATGAGCATCAGCACCGCGCTTGCCTTCTTCACGACCGCCTTCTGGCTCGCGGTGGCGGAGTGGGCGTTCGGCTGAACGATAGCCTTGCCGCGAGCCGTACGTGGCCCTAGCTTCAAAGGCAAGTTGGCCCAGCGGTCGAGCGTGGACCGCGCTTGAAGCAGTCTGACATTTCGACCACTTTCCCGTTGGCCGGACAATGCGCCGCCGCGGCGGCAAAGGAGGAACCATGCTCAAGAAGACCAGCCATTTCCTGCGCGAGGCGAATTTCATCGGCGGCGAGTGGGTGAATGCGGATTCAGGTGCCACGATCGAGGTGGTCAATCCCGCCACGCGGCAGACGATCGGCACGGTGCCGAAAGGCGGCCGGGCGGAAACGCGCCGCGCCATCGAGGCGGCGGAAGAGGCCTTCCATTCCTGGAAGAAGACATCGGCCAACGACCGGGCCAAGCTCCTGCGCAAGCTGCACGACGCGATCATGGACAATCAGGACGCGCTCGCCGAGCTTCTCGTCATGGAGCAGGGCAAGCCCTTTGCTGAGGCCAAGGGGGAGGTCGGCATGT is part of the Chelativorans sp. AA-79 genome and encodes:
- a CDS encoding acetylornithine deacetylase/succinyl-diaminopimelate desuccinylase family protein, with the translated sequence MNDDLAKAVSDRREELVALTVELIRFPTVNPPGEAYTPCAEYLNGKLAARGFETRLIRGEGAPGDSDRYPRTNVVARREGRRPGPTVHFNSHIDVVEAGEGWTVDPFAGVVRDGKVFGRGACDMKGGLAASIIAVDAFMAVHPDFPGAIEISGTVDEESGGYGGVAHLARQGFFSRPRVDHVIIPEPLNKDRICLGHRGVWWAEIETGGSIAHGSMPFLGDSAIRHMAAVLHAFEEELYPALDCKRTEMPVVPEGARRSTMNINSIHGGQTEDFFPGLPSPNVADSCRLVIDRRFLIEESLEEVKGEVVAILERLKRERPRFSYSLRDLMEVLPTMTDRGAPVPQALAAAIRQVFGREPDYVISPGTYDQKHVARIGHLHDCVAYGPGVLDLAHRPDEWVGIEDMLESATVMAMSLDTLLRGIG
- a CDS encoding L,D-transpeptidase, which codes for MKKLIWSVVAAAAVTTFLAGEAFAGNLEAKVSLSKQVMTVKKGGKVLYRWPVSTARKGYVTPRGSWKPTRMHRMWHSRKYEMAPMPHAVFYHGGYAVHGTSAVKALGRPASHGCVRLHPDNAAQFYSLVQKIGPANTRIVVTE
- a CDS encoding lipid A biosynthesis lauroyl acyltransferase: MKRFLRKLGRRLKTAEHWLTAQVALAVLWLLRLLPPDAALNFAERVARRIGPWTGRHRVALGNLRRAYPEKPEAELEAIASDMWANMARLAVEYVFLDKLFDFDPDSPVPGRVEVSGIDIFLRIREENRPHIFFTAHLGNFEFLPIAAATFGLQVTSLFRPPNNPYIADYIHKTRRSSMGGLLASRSGAALQLARVLEEGGNIGALVDQKFMGGVRTRFFGRECNTSPLVPKLARHYDCDVYPAHCIRLPGGRYRLEVSEKLDLPRGGDGAVDVQKTAQLLNDVVEGWVRADPGQWMWFHKRWQIR
- a CDS encoding zinc-binding dehydrogenase; protein product: MRALQLIADRKLEIADISPPPPPAHGEVTVRISAVALNHIDVWGWRGMAFAKRKLPLTVGAEASGRVDAIGPGVMGLAPGQLVSIYGARTCGLCRPCREGRDNLCENVGGVHGFHLDGFAQEKINLPARLLVPAPPGVDEIGAAVAPVTFGTVEHMLFDNAKLEPGETILVHAGGSGIGSAAIQLARRMGCTVITTVGSNEKIERAKALGADHVINYREDRFEGAVRKITKKRGVDVVFEHVGADTWAGSMLSLRRGGRLVTCGSTSGVSTSINLMQLFQQQLKILGSFGCRMENMADAMQKMAAGLVSPVIDTEVGFEEIDRALARMEGRDVFGKIILRVG
- a CDS encoding beta-ketoacyl-ACP synthase, with product MKTTDSFGRPLVAVTGMGVVTSLGQGKKDNWEALTGGRSGIHPIARFPTDHLATTIAGTIEFLPESSGGASALTFALADFAADEAIGEAGLAQADFGGPLFLAAPPVELDWHNRLSLYAQSDRSNGWRSLIEAARKANEEALFDESQFAAIADRLAEKYGTRGLPITLSTACASGATAIQLGTEAIRRGECDRALAIGADGSATAEALIRFSLLSALSTQNERPEKASKPFSKDRDGFVLAEGSGALVLESLESALSRGAEVLGILRGCGEKADDFHRTRSKPDGSPAIAAVRAALQDAGMSEDEIAYVNAHGTSTPENDKMEHLSLSTVFGERMRSIPISSNKSMIGHTLSAAGAVEAVFSLLTMREGVIPPTINYENPDPSIDLDVVPNTKRDADVATVLSNSFGFGGQNTCLVMAREAG
- a CDS encoding beta-ketoacyl-ACP synthase, producing the protein MNQTDVVITGIGVVSSLGLGAEAHWQALTGREPMPVIDRERFAPYIVHPLPEIDWSTQIPKRGDQRQMETWQRLGTYTAGLALDDAGLKDDEALCASMDMIVAAGGGERDVAVDQAILDASLNRNDHDVLLNEKLTTELRPTLFLAQLSNLLAGNISIVHKVTGSSRTFMGEDGAGVSAVETAAARIRAGQSTHLLVGAAFQTEHPDMLLAYELGGYLQRERWSPVWQRNKDLGGGVITGSGAAFLVLESREHAEKRGRIPYAAIGAVASGRSRRSGDALKDEFQRMLASVAGERKPILTISGASGAHAPTEAEKAALEDSGAVARAFSGITGHLKEAQFPFAVALAALAIRNGQAYPAFDPSVEKPFETAPKTMLATSVGYNCFEGVGLVVEA
- a CDS encoding acyl carrier protein, whose translation is MTTTFDKVADIIAETSEIDRDKITPESHTIDDLGIDSLDFLDIVFAIDKEFGIKVPLEKWTQEVNDGKVDGEEYFVMKNLCAKIDALVAAKAAS
- a CDS encoding histidine phosphatase family protein; this translates as MIRTAATVFLLLLACLSAAATEAGWALLREGGQVVLISNANAPGHGDPANFDIESCATQRNLSDRGRQQARRMGALFFARAAPIEEVLTSRYCRAVETATLAFGDAEPLDALDYFEPGSEAGEAQLEALRERVTAYTGAGNLVMVTHPEVIESLTGVLPREAEAVILSRSAERIDVAARIRFN
- a CDS encoding AEC family transporter is translated as MSSLVETVAFVFALVALGYLSGWSGFLKEETGAGLSDFAVSVAVPLLLFRTMADASFADSLPLHLWATYFTAVAVTWVLAQLTIVHVFGRDSRAGVVGGLSGSFSNLALLGIPFTLGIFGQQGFEVLSLILSVHLPIMIAASIVLFSWFGDKDAPHGLGAVVRDFVANVATNPLIIGIVAGLLWRAAGVEMPSLMTRLVDALADVAAPVALFAMGLGLRRYGISGNIRPAIAMAAFKLLLMPVLALLMAKTMGLTGMSAKVVVAAASLPIGVNPYLIATRFGTGQALASNSMSISTALAFFTTAFWLAVAEWAFG